One stretch of Pelmatolapia mariae isolate MD_Pm_ZW linkage group LG3_W, Pm_UMD_F_2, whole genome shotgun sequence DNA includes these proteins:
- the LOC134624289 gene encoding uncharacterized protein LOC134624289 yields the protein MLLLLFVLLVLVSQHALAVMVEVYEGAKSVLLPCQYTGFVVEDPTMIWTRSDLNPKSVHLRQEETDDVTGQNQHYSGRTSMRPDALDTGDFSLTLRNPRLTDSGNYTCSIRSEREELKLTDVQLHVKDQQVEVKVEEGSESVILPCKTTPDLPEDTTVKWTHSDRELMMVHGCSNGSDHQDDLYCGRTKTNEDMLRTGDLSLTLKYPTERDSGGYICTIYRDKDILTQKVVLQVKEAFPSWATVLLVFLLPVVVVSASLLFHFRHSLVSVIPVKVEVEEGAESVQLPFKTTKQLSGEIQVIWERYEPFQKAHVFTNGPNQFEEQHEVYRDRTVMNKDLLETGDLSLTLKQPTERDSGEYKCLVWRKGNFIRKKTVKLKVKGPGSNRGHQDQKQLH from the exons atgctgctgctgctgttcgtGCTGCTGGTACTCG tttcccagcatgccctgGCTGTGATGGTGGAAGTGTATGAAGGGGCaaagtctgtcctgctgccctgtcagTACACAGGTTTTGTAGTTGAGGACCCCACAATGATATGGACTCGCAGTGATCTCAACCCCAAATCTGTCCATCTGAGACAAGAAGAAACAGATGATGTAACAGGACAAAACCAGCATTACAGCGGACGCACGTCAATGAGGCCTGATGCTCTGGACACTGGagacttcagcctcactctgagaaACCCCCGACTGACTGATAGCGGCAACTACACCTGCTCCATCCGCAGTGAAAGGGAGGAACTGAAACTGACAGACGTACAGCTGCATGTCAAAG ACCAGCAGGTGGAGGTGAAGGTGGAGGAAGGATCAGAGTCTGTCATCCTGCCCTGCAAAACAACACCTGACCTGCCTGAGGACACCACAGTGAAGTGGACTCACTCTGACCGAGAACTCATGATGGTCCATGGGTGTTCAAATGGAAGTGACCACCAGGACGACCTTTACTGTGGTCGCACAAAGACGAATGAAGACAtgctgagaactggagacctcagtctgaccctcaaataccccacagagagagacagtggaggatacatctgcaccatctacagggacaaagacatcctcacacagaaagtagtgctgcaggtcaaag AAGCGTTTCCGTCCTGGGCCACAGTTCTCCTGGTTTTCCTGCTTCCTGTTGTAGTTGTTTCTGCgagtcttttatttcatttccgtCATTCCTTGGTGTCAG TTATTCCAgtgaaggtggaggtggaggagggggcggagtctgtccagctgcccttcaaaactACAAAACAGCTGTCGGGGGAAATTCAAGTGATATGGGAACGTTATGAGCCGTTCCAGAAGGCTCACGTGTTTACAAACGGCCCAAACCAATTTGAAGAACAGCACgaggtttacagagaccgaactgTGATGAACAAAGACCTGCtggaaactggagacctcagtctgaccctgaaacagcccacagagagagacagtggagagTACAAGTGTTTGGTCTGGAGGAAGGGAAACTTCATCAGAAAGAAAACCGTGAAACTCAAAGTCAAAG gtccaggatcaaacaggggacatcaggaccagaagcagctccattga
- the LOC134624288 gene encoding butyrophilin-like protein 2, whose protein sequence is MLLWLVLQVLVSQHALAVVVQVYEGETSVQLPCQDTGVTLKNRTVLWTRNDLDPKSVHLRREETDDVTGQNQRYRGRTSMRPDALDTLDFSLTLKNPQPTDSGIYTCSILNEREELKLTDIQLHVKDQQVEVKVEEGSDSVILPCKTKPDLPEKATVEWSRPDRQLTMVHLYVNRSDHPKNLDNLYCGRAKMNKDLLRTGDLSLTLEYPTERDSGGYICTIYRDKDILRQKVVLQVKEPFPSWATALLVFLVLLLLVSAGLLFQFRHYLVSVIPVKVEVEEGEKSVQLPFKTTKNLLGEIQVIWERYEPFQKAHVFTNGPNQYEEQHEVYRDRTVMNKDLLETGDLSLTLKLPTERDSGEYKCLVWRKGTFIRKKTVLLKVKGPGSNRGHQDQKLLQ, encoded by the exons AAACATCTGTCCAGCTGCCGTGCCAGGACACAGGTGTTACACTTAAGAACCGTACAGTGCTGTGGACTCGCAATGATCTCGACCCCAAATCTGTCCACCTGAGACGAGAGGAAACCGATGATGTAACAGGACAAAACCAGCGTTACAGAGGGCGCACATCAATGAGGCCTGATGCTCTGGACACTTTagacttcagcctcactctgaaAAACCCCCAACCAACAGACAGCGGCATCTACACCTGCTCCATCCTAAATGAAAGGGAGGAACTAAAACTGACAGACATACAGCTGCATGTCAAAG ATCAGCAGGTGGAGGTGAAGGTGGAGGAAGGATCAGACTCTGTCATCCTGCCctgcaaaacaaaacctgaCCTGCCTGAAAAGGCCACAGTGGAGTGGAGTCGCCCCGACCGACAACTCACTATGGTCCATTTGTATGTAAACAGAAGTGACCATCCTAAAAATTTAGACAACCTTTACTGTGGTCGCGCAAAGATGAACAAAGACctgctgagaactggagacctcagtctgaccctggaataccccacagagagagacagtggaggatacatctgcaccatctacagggacaaagacatcctgagacagaaagtagtgctgcaggtcaaag AACCGTTTCCATCCTGGGCCACAGCTCTCCTGGTTTTCCTTGTTCTTCTTCTACTTGTTTCTGCGGGTCTTTTATTTCAATTCCGTCATTATTTGGtgtcag TGATTCCGgtgaaggtggaggtggaggagggggaaaagtctgtccagctgccctttaAAACCACGAAAAACCTGTTGGGGGAAATTCAAGTGATATGGGAACGTTATGAGCCGTTCCAGAAGGCTCACGTGTTTACAAACGGCCCAAACCAATATGAAGAACAGCACgaggtttacagagaccgaactgTGATGAACAAAGACCTGCtggaaactggagacctcagtctgaccctgaaactgcccacagagagagacagtggagagTACAAGTGTTTGGTCTGGAGGAAGGGAACCTTCATCAGAAAGAAAACTGTGCTGCTCAAAGTCAAAG gtccaggatcaaacaggggacatcaggacCAGAAGCTGCTTCAGTGA